The following is a genomic window from Fundulus heteroclitus isolate FHET01 chromosome 16, MU-UCD_Fhet_4.1, whole genome shotgun sequence.
ctatgaaaGGTTTCTGTTAGGATCTGACAGAATCAGACGCACAGGAGCCAAACTGGGGAGCCTACGCGCTAAATGGACCCGAGCAGACAGGTTCAGGGCGGGGAGGCCGCTGTTACCTGAGGATCCCTcagtcgtcgtcgtcgtcgtcctcCGGGACGAAGATGTCGTGCTCCTCCAGCAGCGCCGCGAAGCTCTTGCTGATCTGAGTGCCCACGTAGAGGAAGGGAATCACTACCAGAGCGATCCGGAACAGGCCGAAGGGGGTCTGCTCCCCGATGCGGTGCCGCACGTCCCCACCATAAAAACACGTTCATTAGTTCACGGCAGCTCCCGAGACAaactcccccccctccctctccctccctcaCAGCTGACTCGCCTTTTCCCTCTGTGTTAATGTCACTTTTTAACGGCACGCCGTGTTTTTGGCAACAAGCGCCGCGCTCACCTTCTTGGGTTTGGGCAGGATGGCGCCGCTTGATGAGCACACGGCTGTCCGGCTCGGCGTCACGGTCCTCCCCGGAGCGGCGGAGGGGCTCAGCGGTGAGCGGCGGCCGCTTCTGACCGCCGACAGCCCGAGCAGGCGACCAAGGACAGCCGAGGCCATGTTCAGAGCGACTGCGGTGCGGCAGCAATGCGGAAAATCCGAGAATCCCGGCTTGGAGAAACGTCCAGGCTCCGCTTACCGACACTGCCCCCTGGCGTCCATAGGGCGACACTGCACCCTCgtgtaaaacacatttatggAGTTTTGGTGCAGTAATTTTGCTGCatcatactttttacttttacttctaaaatattttgaagTAAAGCTAACATTAGTTGAGCACAACTTTTGGTTTCTCCACCCATCCCGCATTGTTTCACTGAGAGCATAAACCAGTTTTGACAAACACCAACCCACAGTTTGGGGGAAAGAGAATCCTCTTCTAAGAACTCAAGCttctttgtttcattgttgttttctgtctgccttttcTCTTGAGTAACTTGTTTAACAGCTACGTTTTACTTCAACGTGAGTAGTATTTGTGAAACAATGGTACTCTTACTTAAAATTACTAACTAAAATGTTTTAGgctactacccacctctgggtATTACGTCTGACATTCAGCAAGACCTCATTCAGAcacaaaactatttatttacaataatgTGAGAAAACTGCACAAGTTGGCCCTTAAATGATATCctcaaaaagacaacaaaatacAAACTGAGACACAGATTTCTGCATGACCAACAGCAGTTAATATTTAAAGGAATACCATAGCCATGTCAGGCATACATTAATCCATGTTACCACCCAACCCTAGCTCTGACTGTatatcctgctggaaggggaCCCTCCACTCCAGTCCCAGCTTTCCTTGGCCAGATACCTCTACAGCTGCTTCCTTGACTTGATTCAATGTTCTGTGTCACTATAATCACCAGTCAGCAGGTTCAGCTTCTCGTTACTTATTTACTTGTATAATAATGCCTTACTATTATAATCATCATCTAAAGAAATAGTTAACAtatcaaaaaatacatttctaaaggGTTTTACATTTCCCATTAAACTTTACATTTGGGCAAAAACCAAATGGCTTAATTCAATAGTTTACTCATAACTAAAGTGTGATTAAGTACATTTTTAGAGGCAAATTAAAGTAAGTTTAAGTTTAAAGAACATTGTGTTTCCCATTGGCTTTACTTTAGCACTCTGCAGATGTTCAGTTTTTTGGCCTAATGATCTCCATTATTATTGCTAAAAAGTACACGACCTTTTTCTATATAATAGCAATATATCAATATTAGCTGCAAGTAAACCTTCGTGCCACTTTTATTCCAGAAAACCCTGTTTTGCAAGCATACTTGTACAGGTTTTCAAGGCGTGACACTCTCCAGATGGGGATACGATAATGCTCAGTTGCTACAGTGctgaaatacaacaaatatGTCTATGAAAAACTAAGCTGAAGTGCAGTATTTTTGTCCCCCGTGGCGTTCCATACGACAGAGCCAATGCAGCCCACTCTACTATTTGGATACATGGATATGCACAAACAACCAAGAAACTTAACTGTAGGTACAGGTTTACTTCCACTTCCATTGTTTAATATCCCAGCTTATTACAGCACGTAATAAAACATTGCTCAATCGTccagtccttaaaaaaaacgaTCAAAAAgcatcacagaaaataaatactttgcattattaaatatttacagaCTCCCTCTAGTATAACTTGGTGTTGAGGAGAAGGCAGAGGAACGTAGCTTTATGACAACATGTGACATGAGCACAGTAAATATGGAAGATCTATACCCAGAAATGTGATGCATTCAATTCTTCTAGCAGCAATCATATTGTGTTTCTACTACAGAATAAAAGTTGCTCTGcttcagttaaataaatactaaaaagGGAAATAAGTTACGAGACATTTGAcgataaaaacaacacaaatcagcatgacaaaaacatttttcaaagaaaaagttCACAGAATGTAAAACTTCTCACCGTAGCTAACAGCATGTAAACAAGCTTTAAGTGAATTGTGACCCATTAGTGCAGCAACGTTCACGTCTGTCGTCCATCCCCCACACGACATCCAGGTTCTCCGGCTCCTCGTGACGCCAGCTTGTGGTACCAGAGCTCatccctaaaaaaacaaacaaaacaaaaagaagtagACATGTAATACTCAGTGTCGGCTTGCAGATTACCTGattaaaacatcacaaaaaacTACTATTACAACACTATTACCTGACGCTTGAAGGTGAGACGCCTGAAGAAGTTGTTCGCCTCCAGCGCGGCAAGTTTACCGGCCGCCTCggttttctctcccccccccagCTGGATGATTTGTCCTCTCTTGATGGCGGCTCTGAGGCTCATGCTCTCCACTATCCGAGTGCTGGGCTCTGAGTCGGCCATCGGCCTGGAGGACACGGTGATGTAGGTGGCGTCTTTCAGGTGCTCCAGGTAACTCACTGTCAGAAAGAGAGTATTTAAACAGTATGTTGCAACCAGCTTCAtttctcctttttacattttgccattttataactaaaaaacatattttattgcaattttatGTCACAAACTGACAGATAGTAGGACATAACCGTGGACTGTGAGGGAATCCAGCTCAGTTAGACTGGATGGAAAGCATTTTTTGAATAGCAGTTTTCCCGCAGACTATCAGTTTCCCtttactttgactagaccattctaacATGGCATATTTTTACAAGAATATGCTATAAGATCGACAGGATTCCTTTACAGTTCTGGTTCTTTATTTAAGGCGGTCTCAAGTATTTTACAGCCTCTCCATGTTTCCAAACAGGGCTTGGTGTGTGAAGGATAATGTGCTATATTAggggtttttttttggcctacatAGCATTTTTCATGCTATGTGGTGGCTTAGTGGTTTAGAGAGCTGGGCGCTTGCGTCCTGGAGATGCTGCAAgtttctgggttcaaatcccacagaacGCCACTCTGGTTCCCTGAGcaaagacccttagccccagaatgctcccggGGCGCTGAACAGtgacagcccactgctccctgagggatgggttaatGGAAACAACGAATTTcactggaatgtatgttgcagtGTCAAATATCATTATTATGTCTCTGTTATTAATtcactgcgacagactggccacctgtccagggtgtaacccgcctctcgctcattgacagctggcgataggcaccagcaacccctcacgaccccaacagggataagtgcatcggaaaatggatggatggatgttcttaATGCTCTTTTTGCCCAGTTTTCCAGTTTAGCTGCATGGTCATTTGTttattaatgatacaagattgtATTACAGACAGAAAGGCcgtttactaattaggtgacttctgagggAAATtggctgcactggattttacTAAGGGGAAGTAAAAACGTACGCGTGACACTTTAtttggacttttattttttaaataaatgaaaaccatgtttctttattttttcacaacCAAATTGTtattgtgttggtctgtcacataaaatcccaataaaatacgtAGAAGTTTGATGCCataatgtggcaaaaaaaaaacggaaaggTGTAATGGGGTAGgaatacatttacaaatacTGCAAGCGATACGTATCGTTTTAACCAacttatctaaaaaaataaattaaaaaaagtcgtTGAGGGCGTCGGTGCATCTTACCTGCAGATGTGACAGCTGTGTCCGTTGTGctgctgagctgcagcagaactgTGGGATGAGCAGGATGGATCAGGAAGAGCTTCCTGATGAGCGGCTCCGCTGCAGCGACGCCCGGTGCCATCTGCACACAGGTTGGAGAGTTCAGTACAAGTCAGACACCGTCGTTAGCATCCCTGCAGCGGAAGTTGCATCTCAACAGTACACTCACTGTTGCTCTGGCAACGTTCCTCTGCGTTTTGATTGGGTCGCTGGCCCAGAAAAGGAAAGCTGATTGGCCAGTTGAGGTCGATATAGCGGAGGCCTCCAAAACGAGACGAGGACACACAAACTCGGCCTTCCAGAGGAGGGTGCCATTTGCCCCGTTAATAATCAGTGCCTGGAAGACAAGGAGCAGAGGGAAACTGCGAATTTAAGTCAGAACataaagatatacaaaaaaaggaaatgtttcatattaaaaaaaaagagcttgtGTAACACATTCAGGTTGGATATTTACTGTCATGATGCCGTTTGCAGAATGCTGAACAAAAAGGTCCAGGACTCCATCGTTGTTGAAGTTCCCCAAAGCTGGCTGactgtatgggggggggggggggggggggtgttttaTTACGTGCATATTGAAGCAATTCAGCACACTGATAAAATATGTCAAAGTGTAAGAGTCAATAACATCTGAATAGTTCAAAGCTTCCTTGTATCCGTACGACCGAAGCTGAAATGCTCAATCTTTTAATTCTGGTGAGATGCACAGAGACGCCGTACCTGTGAATATGAGCGGAGCTGAAAGTCCACGCTTTGTGCAAGTCCTGGTGTCTGAGCACGGACAGCGTGCTGGTTCCGTAAACCAACACCCAGTCGCTTCTGGTCGAGTTCAGGTTGGAAACTATGTCCAGACTGTTGCGGTTGTTTCCAAGACCAGCCACAAGAGGGAGCAGGAACTCCACAGGCTCTGACCCTCTAAAAAAACATGGAGGCAAACAGAATGAGACCACTCCTTTATACAACTACTCAAATTAGAGGTAGgatctttttatttgttattttttctgcTCAGTGAGAGATTTTACTGCAATAcaacttgaatttattttaaaggtgcatagccacgttctttgacttttttaatttatatgtcagtagctcactatGGCCGcatccaaagtttttatgaaagattgtctgatcctgctggtgtattagttgttattttggtgttttatactcttatttttgctcagtttgttagtaaataaagcctttgatGTTTATTTACGATATAAACGGAAGTACGTCACTGCGCTTGCGCAGTGgaagcagctaacagctattagcatcgcCCAGCCAAACAATGAaagtccaagatccagtgggggaaaaaaaaggtgtaaaaaaaatctgcagagggtcaggctcggtccggcattatttacaagtgacttatatattaagcaaaccggcattatgatagttctgtgatagtGGCGCTAGATGGcaccatgtctgtttatatttgttattcGTGCCCgagagcaaattattttttggttcaaaaaggaccatcaaaacactatcaagatggaggcttggtatatataaccttattttatcatgatcaacagttttttgggcttttttttttttataagcatattatgtGGCAATATACCTTTAAGGATTGGTACACGTTTTTGTCAGGAGTGCCACTGAATGTGGCTGGCTCCCAGGCCGTACCTGTAAATATGAATAAAGGAGGACCCGTTGGTTTTCTTCAGGTTTTCCCAGCTCATATCCTTCCTCCCGACAGAATGAGTTTTGGGCACTCTGCCCAGGGCACCAAAGAGGACGTCTTGCAAAGAAATGGCCTGGACGTTACCTGAGGACACACCCATGAACACAATAAACACAATGGTTTCTTTAATGACAGTGGAACGACTCAGTTTTCACTTGACAGTAATCGACCTGGTTTCTTATGAATTTTGCATTTGTGTTGTTGACTGATGAGAGTTTATCTAAAGAGATATTTCCTATTCTGCATTGCTCTCCCTCACCTAGTCCAAACAGGATGTAGAATGCTCCTATCTGTGTCTCATGGAGCAAAGGACCGATGAGCTTTCCTTGTCCTGTGAGGTTGAAGGGGACAGGATGTCCAATTCTCTTTCCCGTCAGTCCAGAGATCAAAGTCAGAGACAAATCCAATGTCTgacaacaaatataaaaaaaaacaaacatcaacatTAAGAACACAGTAAAggcagaaattaaattaaacttcaTTTAGTTGTGTAGAGAGtaatgcagtattttttttttcagtaacagAGTAATCTAACTAATGACTTTTCTCATTTTGGTAACGCTTCTTACAATATAACGCGACGCGTAGCAACAACTCGATCAATTAAAGCGACTTTTCTCAAAAGCACACTCTCTGCTGGAAGTTTTAGCACTATTTTACGTTTGGTCAAATCAAAGGCAAAATGTGCAGGATGGACAGATGAATAAATGGATAGAGAGTTATTAGATTTAGGCTTTTAGTGAATGGTCAGAAGTATGCCAAAGCTTATGCTTTaatattattgtttgttttaaattatgtttacaGCTGGGTTCCTTAGTGGTATGGTTTACTGTCATGATCCCAAAAATATGTAATGTACATTCTACCTGGAATggtgtatttaattttta
Proteins encoded in this region:
- the LOC118566396 gene encoding essential MCU regulator, mitochondrial-like isoform X2, which encodes MASAVLGRLLGLSAVRSGRRSPLSPSAAPGRTVTPSRTAVCSSSGAILPKPKKTPFGLFRIALVVIPFLYVGTQISKSFAALLEEHDIFVPEDDDDDD
- the LOC105938048 gene encoding protein FAM234B isoform X2, which gives rise to MAAALSRALKLPGKKGSDLGEYDPLTQADSDDESEEDDLVLNYPRNGLGRDGCLGSGSSKLRGGRSGRHVGAPDEVQDEEEEEEDEWTDQLSRKGRDNLKGGQYWSHRDSGTGEDREGTGTSGSAGLGVHSAEAEQKRKRVKNAIRSAFFLVPLACATLIALLCAFLLPCQKAELEKKLQWEIALGDGGGITPPALALWDVDGDSVEDVLLGVTEGTNGTHATQRSKIYSAVAVCAVSGRVLWRKVMNESVMYIQCGLHHGTQPSPVCLIIGKSILMAVNGTTGKKLWLVVLRNIESRAVLLPDIQGDSVHDLLVATLPADETLDLSLTLISGLTGKRIGHPVPFNLTGQGKLIGPLLHETQIGAFYILFGLGNVQAISLQDVLFGALGRVPKTHSVGRKDMSWENLKKTNGSSFIHIYRGSEPVEFLLPLVAGLGNNRNSLDIVSNLNSTRSDWVLVYGTSTLSVLRHQDLHKAWTFSSAHIHSQPALGNFNNDGVLDLFVQHSANGIMTALIINGANGTLLWKAEFVCPRLVLEASAISTSTGQSAFLFWASDPIKTQRNVARATMAPGVAAAEPLIRKLFLIHPAHPTVLLQLSSTTDTAVTSAVSYLEHLKDATYITVSSRPMADSEPSTRIVESMSLRAAIKRGQIIQLGGGEKTEAAGKLAALEANNFFRRLTFKRQG
- the LOC105938048 gene encoding protein FAM234B isoform X1; translation: MAAALSRALKLPAGKKGSDLGEYDPLTQADSDDESEEDDLVLNYPRNGLGRDGCLGSGSSKLRGGRSGRHVGAPDEVQDEEEEEEDEWTDQLSRKGRDNLKGGQYWSHRDSGTGEDREGTGTSGSAGLGVHSAEAEQKRKRVKNAIRSAFFLVPLACATLIALLCAFLLPCQKAELEKKLQWEIALGDGGGITPPALALWDVDGDSVEDVLLGVTEGTNGTHATQRSKIYSAVAVCAVSGRVLWRKVMNESVMYIQCGLHHGTQPSPVCLIIGKSILMAVNGTTGKKLWLVVLRNIESRAVLLPDIQGDSVHDLLVATLPADETLDLSLTLISGLTGKRIGHPVPFNLTGQGKLIGPLLHETQIGAFYILFGLGNVQAISLQDVLFGALGRVPKTHSVGRKDMSWENLKKTNGSSFIHIYRGSEPVEFLLPLVAGLGNNRNSLDIVSNLNSTRSDWVLVYGTSTLSVLRHQDLHKAWTFSSAHIHSQPALGNFNNDGVLDLFVQHSANGIMTALIINGANGTLLWKAEFVCPRLVLEASAISTSTGQSAFLFWASDPIKTQRNVARATMAPGVAAAEPLIRKLFLIHPAHPTVLLQLSSTTDTAVTSAVSYLEHLKDATYITVSSRPMADSEPSTRIVESMSLRAAIKRGQIIQLGGGEKTEAAGKLAALEANNFFRRLTFKRQG